In a genomic window of Enterobacter asburiae:
- a CDS encoding nitrate reductase — MTDTRTTCPYCGVGCGVVASVEDGAVSVRGDETHPANFGRLCVKGSALGETTGLQGRLLRPVVDGIEVDWAQALNAAGERLREIVDTWGPQAVAFYASGQLLTEDYYAANKLMKGFIGAANIDTNSRLCMSSAVVGYKRAFGEDVVPCSYEDVENSDLVVLAGSNAAWTHPVLYQRLVQAKHNNPQMKVVVIDPRKTATCDIADLHLALKPGSDAGLFVGLLNLIQGTDEWPVARVAAFCDLPSEKVGTFYDWFVTAPRAITLYTMGINQSTSGSDKCSAIINVHLASGKFNRPGCGPFSLTGQPNAMGGREVGGLANQLAAHMNFEPDDLSRVARFWGTERLAQTPGLMAVELFDAIARGEVKAVWIMGTNPAVSLPDSHAVCQALAVCPLVMVSEVMKDTDTSRFAHIRFPALGWGEKDGTVTNSERRISRQRAFLPAPGEAKPDWWIVAQIAKRLGYGEAFAWDHPHDIFCEHAALTAFENDGARAFNLHELAGLTREAWERLEPYQWRTGDFPRRNLVPVEPLPHGATTTALYPLILNSGRIRDQWHTMTRTGYVPRLMQHIAEPFVEVCAADAIRFALCDGQLARINSPRGVMVARVRINDGIREGEAFAPMHWNAEFARQGKVNALVEGRCDPASGQPESKQTAVRIMPWQPGWQGELYAREWPEIPSSVHWWRKPSRMTIAGDKPLLPWVMDYASGRGWQLQVAQTGERSSVLAWHEGHLMLGFWEGTALPELAHPVIDAAFQSPPSTPAARHALLNGQGAGKSAGPGRIICSCFSVGENAIREAIAGGCDSVTMLGARLRCGTNCGSCVPELKTMFQEIPENSP, encoded by the coding sequence ATGACGGATACCCGGACAACGTGCCCCTACTGCGGGGTAGGCTGCGGCGTGGTCGCCAGCGTGGAGGATGGCGCGGTCAGCGTTCGTGGGGATGAAACCCATCCTGCGAACTTTGGCCGCCTGTGCGTGAAAGGATCAGCCCTGGGGGAGACAACGGGTTTGCAGGGGCGGCTTTTGCGCCCCGTTGTCGACGGAATTGAGGTTGACTGGGCGCAGGCGCTGAACGCGGCGGGTGAGCGGCTGCGGGAGATCGTCGACACATGGGGGCCGCAGGCGGTGGCGTTTTACGCCTCCGGCCAGCTGTTAACCGAGGATTACTATGCCGCCAACAAGCTGATGAAAGGGTTTATCGGCGCGGCGAACATTGATACCAACTCCCGGCTCTGCATGTCCTCGGCGGTGGTGGGCTACAAGCGTGCCTTCGGCGAAGACGTGGTGCCGTGCAGCTATGAGGATGTGGAAAACAGCGATCTGGTGGTGCTGGCTGGCTCGAACGCGGCCTGGACGCATCCGGTGCTCTATCAGCGCCTGGTGCAGGCAAAGCATAACAACCCGCAGATGAAGGTGGTGGTGATTGACCCGCGTAAAACCGCTACCTGCGATATTGCCGACCTGCATCTGGCGCTTAAACCCGGCAGCGACGCCGGGCTGTTTGTGGGGTTGCTCAATCTGATTCAGGGCACCGATGAGTGGCCGGTTGCCCGCGTGGCGGCGTTTTGCGACCTTCCTTCAGAGAAAGTGGGGACTTTTTATGACTGGTTTGTCACCGCGCCGCGGGCGATAACGCTCTACACTATGGGGATCAACCAGTCCACCAGCGGCAGCGACAAGTGCAGCGCCATCATTAACGTTCATCTTGCCAGCGGGAAATTTAACCGTCCGGGCTGCGGCCCGTTTTCGCTGACCGGACAGCCAAACGCCATGGGCGGTCGTGAAGTGGGCGGGCTGGCGAACCAGCTGGCGGCGCATATGAACTTCGAGCCGGACGATCTCTCTCGGGTGGCGCGTTTCTGGGGAACGGAACGGCTGGCGCAGACGCCGGGCCTGATGGCGGTGGAGCTGTTTGACGCCATCGCCCGCGGCGAGGTGAAGGCGGTGTGGATCATGGGCACCAACCCTGCCGTGTCGCTGCCGGACAGCCACGCGGTGTGTCAGGCGCTGGCAGTGTGCCCGCTGGTGATGGTTTCTGAAGTGATGAAAGATACCGACACCAGCCGGTTTGCCCATATCCGTTTTCCGGCGCTGGGCTGGGGGGAGAAGGACGGCACGGTGACCAATTCCGAGCGGCGTATTTCGCGCCAGCGTGCGTTTCTGCCCGCGCCGGGCGAGGCGAAGCCTGACTGGTGGATCGTGGCTCAGATTGCAAAACGGCTGGGCTACGGCGAGGCCTTTGCCTGGGATCATCCGCACGACATTTTTTGCGAGCATGCGGCGCTTACTGCCTTTGAAAACGACGGCGCGCGGGCATTCAACCTGCATGAGCTGGCCGGGCTAACCCGTGAAGCGTGGGAGCGACTTGAACCTTATCAATGGCGAACGGGGGATTTCCCGCGCCGAAACCTGGTGCCGGTCGAGCCGCTGCCGCACGGCGCAACGACCACCGCGCTCTACCCTCTGATCCTTAACTCCGGGCGCATCCGCGACCAGTGGCACACCATGACCCGGACAGGATACGTACCCCGGCTGATGCAGCATATCGCGGAGCCGTTTGTTGAGGTCTGCGCCGCAGACGCGATCCGATTTGCCCTGTGTGACGGCCAGCTGGCGCGCATCAATTCCCCGCGCGGCGTCATGGTTGCCAGAGTGCGAATCAACGATGGAATACGGGAAGGCGAAGCATTTGCCCCGATGCACTGGAACGCTGAGTTTGCCCGCCAGGGTAAGGTGAACGCGCTGGTGGAAGGGCGTTGCGATCCGGCGTCGGGCCAGCCGGAGAGTAAACAAACCGCCGTCAGAATCATGCCCTGGCAGCCCGGCTGGCAGGGGGAGCTCTATGCCCGGGAATGGCCGGAAATACCCTCTTCGGTTCACTGGTGGCGTAAACCCTCGCGAATGACGATAGCAGGTGATAAGCCGCTGCTCCCGTGGGTCATGGATTATGCCAGCGGGCGCGGCTGGCAGCTGCAGGTTGCGCAAACCGGGGAACGCAGCAGCGTGCTGGCCTGGCACGAAGGCCATCTGATGCTCGGCTTCTGGGAAGGCACCGCGTTGCCCGAGCTGGCGCACCCGGTGATTGACGCCGCATTTCAGTCGCCACCCTCGACGCCCGCAGCGCGGCATGCGCTGCTGAACGGGCAGGGCGCGGGGAAGAGTGCCGGTCCGGGGCGCATCATCTGCAGCTGTTTCAGTGTTGGAGAAAACGCGATACGGGAAGCGATTGCCGGAGGGTGTGATTCCGTAACCATGCTGGGCGCGCGGTTACGCTGCGGAACGAACTGCGGTTCGTGCGTGCCTGAGCTCAAAACAATGTTTCAGGAAATTCCGGAAAATTCCCCTTAA
- the nirD gene encoding nitrite reductase small subunit NirD — protein sequence MRLVIIGNGMAATRLIASLTGRASGRFAITVIGDEPEHAYNRIQLSPVLGGEKTAAGICLQDDRWYQERGVTVLRGEKALAVDMDMREMQTTAHTLGWDALVFATGSTPFVPPIPGGDAPHVFTFRTLEDTRAIQAIAGPAVVLGGGVLGVETAAALARSGDNVTLVHRGPWLMEQQLDQQAGMLLEEALAARGVSCELASGIAAIDGNSVTLLNGRRVTAARVVLATGVQPNVALAQASGICCARGIVVDHQMRTSRPNVYAIGECCEIDGQTFGLVAPCLAQADILAARLAGDVTAPFALTDNGMRLKVTGVELFSLGRAEALESDVVWSSWDPLTRHYRRLLIHQGALAGVLLMGDCRSAATFTDLLATAEPAHADWLFDRFTTQPQVAGQNAMTKPTLVVVGHGMVGHHFLEDCVNRNLHQQYQIVVFGEERYAAYDRVHLSEYFGGRSAASLSLVEGDFFANNGIELRLSQQIVAVDRDARVVRTASGHETHWDKLVLATGSYPFVPPVPGNDLPGCFVYRTLDDLDNIAAHAAGSRRGVVIGGGLLGLEAANALRQLGLETHVVEFAPNLMAVQLDNDGAAMLRRKIEALGVGVHTSKATTEIVSTVDGLTLRFADGEQLETDMVVFSAGIRPQDALARSGGLAVGERGGICIDDGCRTSDPDVLAIGECALWEGKIFGLVAPGYQMARVAAAALAGENKTFTGADMSTKLKLLGVDVASFGDAHGRTPGALSYQWTHGPQQIYKKIVVSHDGKTLLGGVLVGDASEYATLVQMMLNGISLPKEPETLILPALSGSAPKALGVAALPESAQICSCHNVSKGDICRAVSAGAADIGAVKQCTKAATGCGGCSALVKQVMEFQLAEQGVEVKKDICEHFPYSRQEIYHLVRVNHIHTFDQLISRYGQGHGCEICKPLVGSVLASCWNEYLLKPAHLPLQDTNDRYFANIQKDGTYSIVPRMPAGEVTADGLIAIGQIAKRYGLYSKITGGQRIDLFGATLEQLPEIWQALVEAGFETGHAYGKSLRTVKSCVGSTWCRYGVQDSTGLAVRLEHRYKGLRAPHKIKMAVSGCTRECAEAQSKDVGVIATDKGWNLYLCGNGGMKPRHGDLFASDLDDETLIRTVDRFLMFYIRTADRLQRTSTWMDNLEGGLDYLREVILNDSLGIAHELEQEMARVVETYQCEWQTTLNDPDRLALFRTAVNHAPSDDSKRWQEICGIDDIPEQAGIGARLGRKPIALFRFGTSVYALDDLEPGSSANVLSRGILGDAAGEPVVISPLYKQRIRLRDGCQVENGEPAVRAWPVKIENGKVWVGNEELVMRAEAS from the coding sequence ATGCGACTGGTCATTATCGGGAATGGCATGGCGGCAACCCGGCTGATTGCTTCGCTCACCGGGCGTGCTTCCGGTCGGTTCGCTATCACCGTCATCGGTGATGAGCCGGAGCATGCCTATAACCGCATCCAGCTTTCGCCGGTGCTGGGCGGTGAAAAAACGGCTGCGGGCATCTGCCTTCAGGATGACCGCTGGTACCAGGAGCGGGGCGTAACGGTGCTGCGGGGTGAAAAGGCGCTCGCTGTGGACATGGACATGCGGGAAATGCAAACCACCGCCCACACGCTGGGCTGGGATGCGCTGGTATTTGCTACCGGGTCAACGCCCTTTGTGCCGCCGATCCCTGGCGGTGATGCGCCGCATGTCTTCACGTTCCGTACCCTGGAGGATACCCGGGCCATTCAGGCGATCGCCGGTCCGGCGGTGGTGCTGGGGGGCGGCGTGCTCGGCGTAGAGACGGCGGCAGCGTTGGCGCGTTCAGGTGACAACGTCACGCTCGTTCATCGCGGTCCGTGGCTGATGGAGCAGCAGCTGGACCAGCAGGCGGGAATGCTGCTGGAAGAGGCGCTGGCGGCGCGGGGCGTTAGCTGTGAACTCGCCTCCGGTATCGCGGCAATTGACGGGAATAGCGTGACGCTGCTGAACGGACGCCGAGTCACCGCCGCGCGTGTGGTGCTGGCGACCGGTGTGCAGCCCAACGTCGCGCTGGCGCAGGCCAGCGGCATTTGCTGCGCGCGCGGCATCGTGGTGGATCACCAGATGCGGACTTCCAGGCCGAACGTCTACGCCATTGGCGAGTGCTGTGAGATTGACGGCCAGACGTTTGGCCTGGTCGCCCCCTGCCTGGCGCAGGCGGATATTCTCGCCGCGCGGCTGGCCGGGGACGTTACCGCGCCGTTTGCCCTGACCGACAACGGCATGCGCCTCAAGGTGACCGGCGTGGAGCTGTTCAGCCTCGGGCGTGCGGAAGCGCTGGAGAGCGATGTGGTCTGGAGTTCATGGGATCCGCTGACCCGCCACTATCGGCGTTTACTTATTCATCAGGGGGCGCTGGCTGGCGTGCTGCTGATGGGCGACTGCCGCAGCGCGGCAACATTTACCGATTTACTGGCAACGGCTGAGCCCGCCCACGCGGACTGGCTGTTCGATCGTTTCACTACGCAACCGCAGGTTGCAGGACAGAACGCTATGACAAAACCTACTCTGGTGGTGGTTGGGCACGGTATGGTCGGCCATCATTTCCTCGAAGACTGCGTTAACCGCAATCTGCATCAGCAGTATCAGATCGTTGTCTTTGGCGAGGAGCGCTATGCCGCCTACGATCGCGTGCACCTCTCGGAATATTTTGGCGGACGCAGCGCGGCGTCGCTCTCGCTGGTGGAAGGGGATTTCTTTGCCAACAACGGCATTGAGCTGCGCCTGTCGCAGCAGATCGTCGCTGTCGACCGCGACGCGCGCGTGGTACGTACCGCCAGCGGGCATGAAACGCACTGGGATAAACTGGTGCTGGCGACCGGCTCATACCCGTTCGTCCCGCCCGTGCCGGGCAACGATCTGCCGGGCTGCTTTGTCTACCGCACCCTTGACGACCTGGACAACATTGCGGCCCACGCCGCGGGCTCGCGCCGCGGCGTGGTGATTGGCGGCGGCCTGCTCGGGCTGGAGGCGGCGAATGCCCTCAGGCAGCTCGGGCTGGAAACCCATGTGGTGGAGTTTGCGCCCAACCTGATGGCGGTGCAGCTTGATAATGACGGCGCGGCGATGCTGCGCAGGAAAATCGAGGCGCTGGGCGTCGGCGTTCACACCAGTAAAGCCACCACGGAAATTGTCTCGACGGTCGACGGGCTGACGCTGCGCTTTGCCGATGGTGAACAGCTGGAAACGGACATGGTGGTCTTTTCTGCCGGCATTCGTCCGCAGGACGCACTGGCACGCAGCGGCGGGCTGGCTGTCGGCGAGCGCGGCGGGATCTGCATTGATGACGGCTGCCGGACCTCCGATCCGGACGTGCTGGCCATCGGTGAATGCGCGCTGTGGGAAGGGAAAATCTTCGGCCTGGTGGCACCGGGCTACCAGATGGCGCGCGTGGCCGCCGCCGCGCTCGCGGGCGAAAATAAAACCTTCACCGGGGCAGATATGAGCACTAAGCTCAAGCTGCTCGGCGTGGACGTGGCGTCCTTTGGCGATGCCCACGGGCGCACGCCGGGAGCGCTAAGCTACCAGTGGACGCACGGCCCGCAGCAAATCTACAAGAAAATTGTGGTCAGCCACGACGGCAAAACGCTGCTGGGCGGCGTGCTGGTGGGTGATGCCAGCGAATACGCCACGCTGGTGCAGATGATGCTTAACGGCATCAGCCTGCCGAAAGAGCCGGAAACACTGATTTTACCCGCGTTGTCAGGCAGCGCGCCGAAAGCGCTGGGCGTGGCGGCGCTGCCGGAAAGCGCGCAGATCTGTTCGTGTCATAACGTCAGTAAAGGCGATATCTGCCGGGCGGTGAGTGCGGGCGCAGCGGATATCGGCGCCGTTAAGCAGTGCACCAAAGCGGCAACCGGCTGTGGCGGATGCAGCGCGCTGGTGAAGCAGGTGATGGAGTTCCAGCTTGCCGAGCAGGGCGTGGAGGTAAAAAAGGATATCTGCGAACACTTCCCGTACTCGCGTCAGGAGATTTACCACCTCGTGCGCGTCAACCATATCCACACCTTCGACCAGCTCATCAGCCGCTACGGTCAGGGCCACGGGTGCGAAATCTGTAAGCCGCTGGTGGGATCGGTGCTGGCCTCCTGCTGGAACGAGTACCTGCTGAAGCCGGCGCATCTGCCGCTGCAGGACACTAACGACCGCTACTTCGCCAACATCCAGAAAGACGGAACGTATTCCATCGTGCCGCGCATGCCCGCAGGGGAAGTGACGGCAGACGGGCTGATCGCTATCGGTCAGATTGCCAAACGCTACGGCCTGTACAGCAAAATCACCGGCGGGCAGCGTATCGACCTGTTTGGCGCCACTCTGGAACAGCTGCCGGAAATCTGGCAGGCGCTGGTGGAGGCCGGGTTTGAAACCGGGCACGCCTACGGGAAATCCCTGCGCACGGTGAAATCCTGCGTTGGGTCGACCTGGTGCCGCTACGGCGTGCAGGACTCCACCGGCCTGGCGGTACGGCTGGAACACCGCTACAAGGGCCTGCGCGCGCCGCACAAAATCAAAATGGCGGTTTCCGGCTGCACCCGCGAGTGCGCGGAGGCGCAGAGCAAAGACGTGGGGGTGATTGCCACAGACAAAGGCTGGAACCTCTATCTGTGCGGCAACGGCGGCATGAAGCCGCGGCATGGGGATCTCTTCGCCAGCGATCTGGACGACGAAACACTGATCCGCACCGTCGATCGTTTCCTGATGTTTTATATCCGCACTGCGGATCGCCTGCAGCGCACCAGCACCTGGATGGACAACCTGGAGGGCGGCCTCGACTATTTGCGGGAGGTGATCCTCAACGACAGCCTCGGCATCGCCCACGAGCTGGAGCAGGAGATGGCCCGGGTAGTAGAGACGTACCAGTGCGAGTGGCAAACCACGCTCAACGATCCTGATCGCCTGGCGCTGTTCCGCACCGCGGTGAACCACGCACCGTCGGACGATAGCAAGCGCTGGCAGGAAATCTGCGGCATTGACGATATCCCGGAGCAGGCGGGCATCGGCGCGCGGCTTGGCCGAAAACCGATTGCGCTGTTCCGCTTTGGAACGTCCGTTTATGCCCTGGACGATCTGGAGCCGGGCAGCAGCGCGAACGTGCTTTCGCGCGGCATCCTTGGCGATGCGGCGGGCGAGCCGGTGGTAATTTCCCCGCTCTACAAGCAGCGCATTCGTCTGCGCGACGGCTGTCAGGTGGAGAACGGTGAACCCGCGGTGCGCGCCTGGCCGGTAAAAATTGAAAACGGCAAGGTGTGGGTCGGAAACGAAGAGCTGGTAATGCGTGCGGAGGCCTCATGA
- a CDS encoding ABC transporter ATP-binding protein produces MKPLIQVQAVSQRFSTASGEFLALQNVSFDIHEGETVSLIGHSGCGKSTLLNLIAGITLPTEGGLICDNREIAGPGPERAVVFQNHSLLPWLTCFDNVALAVDQVFRDTMSKAERKAWIEHNLDRVQMGHALHKRPGEISGGMKQRVGIARALAMKPKVLLMDEPFGALDALTRAHLQDSVMQIQQALNTTIVLITHDVDEAVLLSDRVLMMTNGPAATVGEILRVDLPRPRNRVQLADDSRYHHMRQQILHFLYEKQPKAA; encoded by the coding sequence ATGAAACCATTAATTCAGGTCCAGGCCGTGAGCCAGCGTTTTTCCACCGCCAGCGGCGAGTTTCTGGCGCTGCAAAACGTCTCTTTTGATATCCACGAGGGCGAAACCGTTAGCCTGATCGGCCACTCCGGCTGCGGCAAATCAACGCTGCTGAATCTCATCGCCGGCATTACGCTGCCGACGGAAGGCGGGCTGATTTGCGACAACCGCGAAATCGCCGGGCCGGGGCCCGAGCGCGCGGTGGTGTTCCAGAACCATTCGCTGCTGCCGTGGCTGACCTGCTTCGACAACGTGGCGCTGGCGGTGGATCAGGTGTTCCGTGACACCATGAGCAAGGCCGAGCGCAAAGCGTGGATAGAGCACAACCTTGACCGCGTGCAGATGGGCCACGCGCTGCACAAGCGTCCGGGGGAGATCTCCGGCGGCATGAAGCAGCGCGTCGGCATTGCCCGCGCGCTGGCGATGAAGCCGAAAGTGCTGCTGATGGATGAGCCGTTCGGCGCGCTGGATGCGCTGACGCGCGCCCACCTGCAGGACTCGGTGATGCAGATCCAGCAGGCGCTGAACACCACCATCGTGCTCATTACCCACGACGTGGACGAGGCGGTGCTGCTTTCCGATCGCGTGCTGATGATGACCAACGGCCCGGCGGCAACCGTCGGGGAGATCCTACGCGTAGACCTGCCGCGTCCGCGCAACCGGGTTCAGCTGGCGGACGATAGCCGCTATCACCACATGCGTCAGCAGATCCTTCATTTCCTCTACGAAAAACAGCCGAAAGCGGCGTAG
- the ntrB gene encoding nitrate ABC transporter permease: MPHLQNTKPQQTSESGEVIVLPPVQVRRRPPAFARRMNDFLQRVIPALLGLGLLVVLWQLAAINSKGFPTPLSTLDSAITLFADPFYRDGPNDMGIGWNVLASLQRVAIGFGLAALVGIPLGFLIGRFTFFARMFNPLIALLRPVSPLAWLPIGLLLFQKAEPASSWTIFICSIWPMVINTAEGVRRIPQDYLNVARVLQLSEWTIMRRILFPAVLPAVLTGVRLSIGIAWLVIVAAEMLTGGLGIGFWIWNEWNNLNVENILIAIVIIGVVGLLLEQGLMLIARRFSWQEK, encoded by the coding sequence ATGCCGCATCTGCAAAATACGAAACCACAACAGACGTCAGAGAGCGGGGAAGTGATTGTCCTGCCTCCGGTACAGGTTCGCCGCCGCCCGCCCGCATTTGCGCGCCGGATGAACGATTTTTTACAGCGCGTGATTCCGGCGCTGCTCGGTCTCGGGCTGCTGGTGGTGCTCTGGCAGCTGGCAGCGATAAACAGCAAAGGTTTCCCGACGCCGCTCAGCACGCTTGATTCCGCTATTACCCTTTTCGCCGATCCGTTTTATCGCGACGGGCCTAACGATATGGGCATTGGCTGGAACGTGCTTGCTTCACTGCAGCGCGTTGCCATCGGCTTTGGCCTGGCGGCGCTGGTGGGCATACCGCTGGGTTTTTTGATTGGCCGCTTCACCTTTTTCGCGCGCATGTTTAACCCGCTGATTGCGCTTCTGCGCCCGGTCAGCCCGCTGGCCTGGCTGCCCATCGGCCTGCTGCTGTTCCAGAAGGCGGAGCCCGCGTCGAGCTGGACCATTTTTATCTGCTCCATCTGGCCGATGGTCATCAACACCGCCGAAGGCGTGCGCCGCATTCCGCAGGATTACCTCAACGTCGCCCGCGTATTGCAGCTTTCCGAGTGGACCATTATGCGCCGCATTCTTTTTCCGGCGGTGCTGCCCGCTGTACTGACCGGGGTGCGCCTCTCCATCGGCATCGCCTGGCTGGTGATTGTCGCCGCCGAGATGCTCACCGGAGGCCTCGGCATCGGCTTCTGGATCTGGAACGAGTGGAACAACCTCAACGTCGAAAACATTCTCATCGCCATCGTCATCATTGGCGTGGTCGGGCTGCTGCTGGAGCAGGGGCTGATGCTGATCGCCCGTCGCTTTAGCTGGCAGGAAAAATAA
- a CDS encoding ABC transporter substrate-binding protein, which translates to MADLSRRRFLQASMLASGAVLLPGVMQAAWAAGSDKPEQETVRVGFIPLTDCAPVVIAALKGFDKKYGITLVPTKEASWAAVRDKLVAGELDAAHILYGLLYGLELGIAGKPQQMANLMTLNQNGQAITLSSDLAEKGVRDLDGLKTLIGQQAPGTYTFAHTFPTGTHAMWLYYWLASAGINPFEDVRTVVVPPPQMVMNMRIGNMVGFCVGEPWNARAINDRIGFTAATSQSIWADHPEKILGTRRDWVEKNPHTARALVSAVLEAARWIEASPENKRETAQILSRRAWLNCKEQYLTGRMLGEYDNGLGQRWQDAHPIRFFNEGAVSYPYHSDGMWFLTQFRRWGLLKAAPDYAGIAQRINQTAVWQDAAAAVGGMSAPSSPYRSSTLMDGTVWNGTDPEGYASRFAIHRKGA; encoded by the coding sequence ATGGCGGATTTGTCGAGACGGCGATTTTTGCAGGCCAGCATGCTGGCGAGTGGCGCAGTGCTATTACCAGGTGTAATGCAGGCCGCCTGGGCGGCAGGCTCGGATAAACCGGAACAGGAGACGGTGCGCGTCGGGTTTATCCCGCTGACCGACTGCGCGCCGGTGGTTATCGCAGCCCTGAAAGGCTTTGATAAAAAATACGGTATCACCCTTGTTCCCACCAAAGAGGCGAGCTGGGCGGCGGTGCGCGACAAGCTGGTGGCGGGGGAACTTGATGCCGCACACATTCTTTACGGCCTGCTGTACGGCCTGGAACTGGGCATCGCCGGCAAACCGCAGCAGATGGCGAACCTGATGACCCTCAACCAGAACGGTCAGGCCATTACGCTCTCCAGCGATCTGGCAGAGAAGGGCGTTCGCGACCTCGATGGGCTGAAAACGCTGATCGGGCAGCAAGCGCCGGGAACCTATACCTTCGCGCACACCTTCCCGACCGGGACGCACGCCATGTGGCTCTACTACTGGCTGGCCAGCGCGGGTATTAATCCGTTTGAGGACGTGCGCACGGTCGTCGTGCCGCCGCCGCAGATGGTGATGAACATGCGCATTGGCAACATGGTGGGCTTCTGCGTCGGCGAGCCGTGGAACGCGCGGGCGATTAACGACCGCATCGGTTTTACCGCCGCCACGTCGCAGTCTATCTGGGCCGATCATCCGGAAAAAATCCTCGGTACGCGCCGTGACTGGGTGGAGAAAAATCCGCACACCGCGCGGGCGCTGGTGAGCGCGGTGCTGGAGGCCGCGCGCTGGATCGAGGCATCCCCGGAAAACAAACGCGAAACCGCGCAGATCCTCTCCCGCCGGGCGTGGCTCAACTGCAAAGAACAGTATCTTACCGGGCGCATGCTCGGCGAGTACGACAACGGCCTGGGCCAGCGCTGGCAGGACGCGCACCCGATCCGCTTCTTCAACGAGGGGGCCGTCAGCTACCCGTACCACTCCGACGGTATGTGGTTCTTAACCCAGTTCCGCCGCTGGGGCTTGCTCAAAGCCGCGCCGGACTATGCGGGCATCGCGCAGCGCATTAACCAGACTGCGGTCTGGCAGGATGCCGCTGCCGCGGTCGGCGGCATGTCCGCACCGTCATCACCGTACCGCAGCAGCACGCTGATGGACGGCACCGTCTGGAACGGCACCGATCCGGAAGGGTACGCCAGCCGTTTCGCTATTCACCGTAAAGGGGCCTGA
- a CDS encoding ANTAR domain-containing protein, with the protein MTLMAGISPGATEWLQRARRMRREQLSRLAQLNVLVHGISQLVHMLQCERGASNVWLCSQGKLYAPECKASRALVDENLAALNDILGKQSAFPGSAVCERIGNALLTLETLPALRDGVSRQTLTAPQAMEHYSRMLRHLLSIVPQLNDSIDDPQIAGRFVALYSLMQGKELAGQERALGAIGFTQGFFDDVTRQRLVDRIDGQQACFEIFLSHSQADVQTIFSLNCQPDRETEQLRRVACTRQPAADNGHTALAWFALQTARLEHLRALEETIIADLMVAVDERIQRDEAYPLPGDEEDDPLAHYPDKPLLTLVRQQAREIEQLSRQLASLRDTLEERKTIDKAKSVLMTHQHMSEEQAWTTLRKMAMDKNQRMVDIARALLTVKSVWQVTPKE; encoded by the coding sequence ATGACATTAATGGCCGGCATTTCGCCAGGTGCAACCGAATGGCTCCAGCGCGCAAGGCGTATGCGCCGGGAGCAGCTCAGCAGGCTGGCGCAGCTGAACGTGCTGGTGCACGGCATTAGCCAGCTGGTGCATATGCTCCAGTGCGAGCGCGGGGCGTCCAACGTCTGGCTCTGCTCACAGGGTAAGCTCTACGCGCCTGAATGCAAAGCCAGCCGGGCGCTGGTGGACGAAAACCTTGCTGCACTGAATGACATTCTTGGAAAACAGTCCGCCTTCCCGGGAAGCGCCGTTTGCGAACGTATCGGCAATGCGCTGCTCACGCTTGAGACGCTTCCCGCGCTGCGCGACGGTGTAAGTCGGCAAACGCTAACGGCTCCGCAGGCAATGGAGCACTACTCCCGTATGCTGCGCCACCTGCTCAGTATCGTGCCTCAGCTTAATGACAGCATTGACGACCCGCAAATCGCGGGCCGTTTCGTCGCGCTTTATAGCCTGATGCAGGGGAAAGAGCTGGCAGGACAGGAGCGGGCCCTGGGGGCGATTGGCTTTACGCAGGGCTTTTTCGACGATGTGACGCGCCAGCGGCTGGTTGACCGCATTGACGGGCAGCAGGCCTGCTTTGAGATCTTTCTCTCCCACAGCCAGGCTGACGTGCAGACTATATTCTCACTCAACTGCCAGCCCGATCGTGAGACGGAGCAACTCCGGCGCGTGGCCTGTACCCGCCAGCCTGCCGCAGACAATGGCCATACCGCGCTCGCCTGGTTTGCGCTGCAAACGGCGCGGCTGGAGCATCTGCGCGCGCTGGAAGAGACGATCATCGCCGATCTGATGGTCGCGGTGGATGAGCGTATTCAGCGCGACGAGGCGTACCCGCTTCCTGGGGATGAAGAGGACGATCCGCTTGCTCACTACCCGGATAAACCGCTGCTGACCCTGGTTCGCCAGCAGGCGCGTGAAATAGAGCAGCTGTCCCGCCAGCTCGCGTCGCTGCGCGATACGCTTGAGGAGCGCAAAACCATTGATAAAGCCAAAAGCGTGCTTATGACCCATCAGCATATGAGTGAAGAGCAGGCCTGGACGACGCTGCGCAAAATGGCGATGGACAAGAACCAGCGCATGGTGGATATCGCCCGCGCGCTGCTTACGGTGAAGAGCGTGTGGCAGGTAACACCTAAGGAGTAG